The proteins below come from a single Nostoc sp. KVJ3 genomic window:
- a CDS encoding phospholipase C has protein sequence MRRFTKLYFATTLLLLPSWIVPSMFLGCAIAEESFPQEAHSTITTQPDATPDVVRYLNSPDKEPNLPPKVLTRLVQERIKYVFVIFNENHSFDNEYGTLPGVNGLYSDGQKPRSPEKTPGFTQTYKDVNGASVTVQPFRIGAEQNASAVDSVDHSHTGLATKIHVVDGKPQMDQFVYDEYTRFASKGGAANIAEGKQFARLVMSHIDCDTIPFFWKWASRFTVFDNIFATEDTPSTPNAVAMLAGQSGETQWVKHGASGKSYTVGSHTGTTQGVPVVNDPQPFYGSQFDTTTDNKQPAGAKESYADGNISSNLTFASLPLTFQGRDIRSVLAGNRNPSFDLADIQQDIPYIQKLQTEPVNWRWYQEGYDLEPTDTNGIASHNAYVSHHNGAQYFGYIANTPQVSKNLRGLNDFFSDIANNTLPKSGVFYIRGGYTNQQGLKPPITNPNTPADEIAAINAAKSGDDDHPGYSDRQLSEGMAARAINAIASNPKIWQQSAIIITYDESDGFYDHVPPRILSYGPDGLPLSRGVRVPLILISPYARTHAVSHVEGDHNSVIETINTIFGLPPLASLPDEAQALAAGNSPEFNKFGPPGFKQKYLGPRDINSPITDSLLSGFDPQRLLGASPPLPASFAKIPDSVVNTLPHYGGEGCQAIGITPEDKRQGIVNQIPKGFNALPSTYPAANP, from the coding sequence TTGAGAAGATTTACGAAGCTCTATTTTGCCACAACACTCTTGCTGCTTCCGTCCTGGATTGTACCGTCCATGTTTCTTGGTTGTGCGATCGCAGAGGAGTCCTTCCCCCAAGAAGCACACTCAACCATCACAACTCAGCCAGATGCAACCCCAGATGTGGTGCGATACTTAAATTCTCCAGATAAGGAACCCAACCTGCCACCGAAGGTACTCACAAGGCTGGTTCAGGAGCGGATTAAGTACGTTTTCGTAATTTTTAACGAAAATCACTCCTTCGACAACGAGTATGGCACATTGCCTGGTGTTAACGGACTCTACTCAGATGGACAAAAGCCTCGTAGTCCAGAGAAAACGCCAGGTTTCACCCAAACTTACAAGGATGTCAACGGTGCAAGCGTCACAGTTCAGCCATTCCGAATCGGAGCCGAACAGAACGCCAGCGCCGTTGACAGCGTTGATCACTCCCACACCGGACTTGCAACCAAGATCCACGTTGTGGACGGTAAGCCACAGATGGATCAGTTCGTCTACGATGAGTACACGCGCTTCGCGTCCAAGGGTGGAGCAGCCAACATTGCAGAGGGCAAGCAGTTCGCCCGCCTAGTAATGTCGCACATCGACTGCGATACTATTCCATTCTTTTGGAAATGGGCTAGTCGCTTCACCGTCTTCGACAACATCTTTGCAACTGAAGACACACCCTCAACCCCCAATGCAGTAGCAATGCTCGCAGGGCAGTCAGGTGAAACACAGTGGGTTAAGCACGGAGCGAGCGGCAAATCTTACACCGTAGGCAGCCACACTGGTACGACGCAGGGTGTACCCGTAGTCAACGATCCACAGCCCTTCTATGGTTCCCAGTTCGACACAACCACAGATAACAAGCAACCTGCTGGTGCGAAAGAGAGCTACGCCGATGGCAATATCTCCTCGAACCTAACCTTCGCCAGTCTGCCCCTCACTTTCCAGGGGCGCGATATTCGGTCAGTCTTGGCTGGTAACAGAAATCCTTCATTTGATTTAGCCGACATCCAGCAAGATATCCCCTATATCCAGAAACTCCAGACTGAGCCAGTCAATTGGCGCTGGTATCAAGAAGGCTACGACCTCGAACCGACTGATACCAACGGCATTGCTTCCCACAATGCCTATGTCAGCCATCACAACGGCGCGCAGTATTTCGGCTATATTGCCAACACACCCCAGGTAAGCAAAAATCTCCGGGGGCTGAATGACTTCTTTAGCGATATAGCCAACAATACCCTACCTAAAAGCGGCGTGTTCTACATTCGTGGCGGCTACACTAACCAGCAGGGTTTGAAGCCACCGATCACCAACCCCAACACACCTGCGGACGAGATTGCCGCTATCAATGCAGCAAAGTCAGGTGATGACGACCATCCAGGCTACAGCGATCGCCAACTCAGTGAGGGGATGGCAGCTAGGGCAATCAATGCGATCGCCTCAAATCCGAAAATCTGGCAGCAGAGTGCCATTATCATTACCTATGATGAGTCAGATGGCTTCTACGACCATGTACCACCACGGATATTGTCTTATGGCCCTGACGGGCTGCCGCTTTCCCGTGGTGTCCGTGTGCCACTGATCCTGATTTCACCCTATGCCCGGACGCATGCCGTCTCCCACGTCGAGGGCGATCACAACTCGGTGATCGAGACAATTAACACAATCTTTGGTTTACCTCCCCTTGCCAGCCTACCCGATGAGGCACAAGCACTTGCTGCTGGCAACTCCCCAGAATTCAACAAGTTTGGCCCGCCAGGATTCAAGCAGAAGTACCTCGGCCCACGGGACATTAATTCGCCGATCACCGATAGCTTGCTGTCGGGCTTTGATCCGCAGCGCTTGCTTGGTGCTTCGCCGCCATTGCCAGCCTCCTTTGCGAAGATTCCAGACAGTGTTGTGAACACACTACCGCATTACGGCGGTGAAGGCTGCCAAGCGATCGGCATCACGCCGGAAGACAAGCGCCAAGGGATAGTCAACCAAATCCCCAAGGGCTTCAATGCGCTACCAAGCACCTATCCAGCAGCTAACCCTTAA
- a CDS encoding PstS family phosphate ABC transporter substrate-binding protein has protein sequence MSQKNEIPILVLSILITAGLVAGGFWWFSRKSGVNLNTINSGSSKTPQNTSQQPSGNTFTSVKDVPTGLFNYGGSTSWAPIRLVVDPVIQAARPEFRLRYVEPSNASPGSATGIQSLIDGQLAFAQSSRPILDQELSHAQQRGFTLKQIPVAIDGLAIAVNPNLNIPGITIDQLKSIYTGKINNWSQVGGPNIPIKPYSRRIVDGGTVELFVQDILGGKAFSPNVEFISTTTQALQKLAGSSGGIYYASAPEVIPQCSIKPLPLGRTEGQYIAPYQETLVLPSECPGKRNKLNIEAFQSGKYPITRNLFVVVKQNGQTEQQAGVAYANLLLTEQGQELISQGGFVKIR, from the coding sequence ATGTCCCAAAAAAATGAAATACCTATTCTTGTATTATCCATCCTAATTACAGCCGGGCTAGTAGCTGGCGGTTTTTGGTGGTTTAGTAGAAAGTCTGGTGTTAACCTAAATACAATTAATTCTGGTAGCAGCAAAACGCCCCAAAACACATCACAACAACCTAGTGGTAATACTTTTACCTCTGTAAAGGATGTTCCTACAGGATTATTCAATTACGGAGGCAGTACATCTTGGGCACCAATTCGGTTGGTAGTCGATCCAGTAATTCAAGCCGCGCGACCAGAGTTTCGGCTGCGCTATGTAGAGCCCAGTAATGCATCTCCTGGTTCTGCTACTGGCATCCAGTCATTAATAGACGGTCAACTAGCCTTTGCTCAGTCCTCCCGCCCAATTCTCGATCAAGAATTAAGCCATGCCCAGCAGCGCGGATTCACTTTGAAACAAATTCCTGTAGCAATTGATGGTTTGGCGATCGCAGTCAACCCCAATCTCAACATCCCAGGAATCACGATAGACCAATTAAAGTCAATTTATACAGGCAAAATCAATAATTGGAGCCAGGTGGGAGGCCCCAATATACCGATTAAACCCTATTCTCGCCGGATTGTTGATGGCGGTACGGTCGAACTTTTTGTCCAAGACATTTTGGGTGGTAAAGCTTTCAGCCCCAATGTGGAATTTATCTCCACAACCACCCAAGCCTTGCAAAAATTGGCTGGTAGTTCTGGTGGTATCTACTACGCTTCTGCCCCAGAGGTGATTCCTCAATGCTCAATTAAACCCTTGCCGTTGGGCCGGACGGAAGGGCAATATATTGCTCCCTACCAAGAAACACTTGTCCTCCCGTCTGAATGTCCTGGTAAACGCAACAAATTGAACATTGAGGCTTTCCAATCAGGAAAATATCCGATTACCCGCAATCTGTTTGTGGTGGTCAAACAGAATGGTCAGACTGAGCAGCAAGCAGGTGTCGCTTACGCCAACTTACTACTGACTGAGCAGGGACAGGAACTGATTAGCCAAGGAGGGTTTGTCAAAATTCGCTGA
- a CDS encoding Crp/Fnr family transcriptional regulator codes for MQSPSSFSEASRPFLTWQRILDWAQEHYRCRTFSKDERIPARPGLLYLVQRGAIRMVGTAQVSATASQLTSRRINRTPEEAFLGFVGAGQPFEIVAQSPFTLQAYAHVDQTAVLWMYWHDLDNWPHFRREVMDAFRYQHQRKLLWLSALGQRRTIDRLLGFLTLLIEEYGEPAMSDTDPDVIRGYCLPFPLTHAQIGSAIGSTRVTVTRLMGKLRQRGLILTQGDNLICLPAESINRAG; via the coding sequence ATGCAATCTCCATCCTCCTTTTCTGAGGCATCACGGCCTTTCTTAACTTGGCAACGAATTCTTGACTGGGCTCAAGAACACTATCGATGCCGTACCTTTAGCAAAGATGAGCGCATTCCAGCCCGGCCTGGATTGCTATATTTGGTGCAAAGGGGTGCGATCCGCATGGTAGGAACCGCCCAAGTTAGTGCAACAGCTAGTCAGCTAACGTCTCGACGAATCAACAGAACTCCAGAAGAAGCGTTTTTGGGTTTTGTGGGAGCGGGACAACCATTTGAAATTGTTGCTCAGTCACCATTCACACTCCAGGCTTACGCCCATGTTGACCAAACTGCGGTGCTGTGGATGTACTGGCACGACTTAGACAACTGGCCTCATTTCCGTCGTGAAGTTATGGATGCCTTTAGGTATCAGCACCAGCGTAAGCTGCTGTGGCTGAGTGCCTTGGGACAACGCCGCACAATTGACCGACTCTTAGGATTTCTCACATTGTTAATTGAGGAATATGGAGAGCCAGCAATGAGCGACACCGATCCTGATGTGATTCGCGGTTATTGTTTGCCCTTTCCCCTCACTCATGCCCAAATTGGTAGCGCCATTGGTTCGACCCGCGTTACCGTCACCCGCTTGATGGGTAAGCTGCGTCAACGTGGCTTAATCCTTACCCAAGGCGATAATCTGATTTGCTTGCCAGCAGAATCGATTAATAGAGCTGGTTAA
- a CDS encoding DALR anticodon-binding domain-containing protein, which yields MIKLREPVPKISPAFWSVISPNPLPWLNCDGTLRLNHPDERHLIAELIQVVDNIECPNVRGSVKWEKVALNLSEAFENFWSNCRIWGEVKIRSPELAQARLGLLMATGSVLRYLLEENLGVFAPLEL from the coding sequence TTGATTAAATTAAGAGAACCAGTTCCAAAAATTAGTCCAGCTTTTTGGAGTGTTATCTCTCCTAACCCTCTACCTTGGCTTAATTGTGACGGAACACTACGGCTAAATCATCCAGATGAACGTCATCTAATTGCCGAGTTAATACAAGTAGTAGACAACATAGAGTGTCCTAATGTTAGGGGTTCTGTGAAATGGGAAAAGGTGGCGCTGAATTTGAGTGAAGCTTTTGAAAACTTTTGGTCTAATTGCCGGATTTGGGGTGAGGTGAAAATTAGATCGCCAGAGTTAGCCCAAGCCAGACTCGGATTACTTATGGCTACTGGGTCAGTATTAAGATATTTACTAGAGGAAAACTTGGGTGTTTTTGCGCCCTTAGAGTTATAA
- a CDS encoding Cof-type HAD-IIB family hydrolase, protein MQKASATTSTDHQAAAKDIKLLVLDIDGTIAGESNTISAGVKQAIVAVQARGIPVAIATGRMYRSALRFHQDIGSTLPLMAYQGAWIQDPITQKIHRHWAVSREMAQQLLDYFEQPELRSLLSVHFYINDELYVRELTRETQIYAERSGIIPIPVGDLRQTLTNEPTKILALSDDIDLIDKLLGNLRRQYTPAELYLTKSVATFFEATNASVNKGTAVRYLAEELLGLQLANIMAIGDNFNDLEMLESVGLGVAMGNAPAGVQAIAQWIAPSVEEDGAAVAIEKFLL, encoded by the coding sequence ATGCAGAAAGCATCTGCCACAACATCTACCGATCATCAGGCTGCTGCAAAAGACATTAAACTACTAGTTTTGGATATAGACGGCACGATCGCAGGAGAATCTAACACCATTAGCGCAGGTGTAAAGCAAGCTATTGTTGCAGTCCAAGCACGAGGCATTCCAGTGGCGATCGCTACAGGTAGAATGTATAGATCAGCTTTGCGCTTTCACCAAGATATCGGCTCTACCTTACCATTAATGGCTTATCAAGGAGCCTGGATTCAAGATCCAATTACTCAAAAAATTCATCGCCATTGGGCTGTTTCCAGGGAAATGGCCCAACAACTACTAGACTATTTTGAACAGCCTGAGTTGCGATCGCTCCTATCTGTCCACTTTTACATCAATGATGAACTATACGTCCGTGAATTAACTAGAGAAACCCAAATTTATGCAGAACGTTCTGGTATTATCCCGATTCCTGTGGGTGATTTGCGCCAAACCTTAACTAATGAACCGACAAAAATTCTCGCTTTGTCTGATGACATAGATTTGATAGACAAACTATTAGGGAATTTGCGTCGCCAATACACACCTGCTGAACTTTATCTGACAAAATCTGTTGCTACATTCTTTGAAGCAACTAACGCTTCTGTGAATAAGGGAACTGCTGTACGTTACCTAGCCGAAGAATTGCTGGGATTACAGTTAGCCAACATTATGGCGATTGGTGATAACTTCAATGATCTAGAAATGCTGGAGTCTGTTGGACTTGGTGTAGCTATGGGCAATGCACCAGCAGGAGTGCAAGCGATCGCACAATGGATAGCTCCTAGTGTAGAGGAAGACGGAGCAGCAGTAGCAATTGAAAAGTTTTTACTGTAA
- a CDS encoding PEP-CTERM sorting domain-containing protein codes for MTTKLLNTLAAATTLAGIVATSGAANAASLSYSSFSNYDLTDIIDSPLSVQKFDSSLGTLQGVTIEFTGDILGNAGFENRSPNARQTTVNLGSQLNLQLNNQSLLALNPQYISSYQVAKYDGIIDFSGTSGKTLSNLTATQSGNQSFTDTQFLQSFIGNGNVNFLFSAIADSQVIGSGNIISYIDTYAKAGIKVTYNYDDVKTIPEPSATLGLALIAGLYLLSQRKKSWLKGSNL; via the coding sequence TTTGGCAGGAATTGTTGCAACATCTGGAGCAGCTAATGCAGCTTCTCTCTCTTACAGCAGTTTTAGTAATTACGATTTGACAGATATCATTGATTCACCTTTGAGCGTCCAAAAATTTGACTCATCTCTAGGCACACTCCAAGGTGTAACGATAGAATTTACCGGGGACATCCTTGGAAATGCAGGTTTTGAAAACAGGAGTCCAAACGCAAGACAAACCACAGTAAATCTTGGCAGTCAATTGAACTTACAACTAAATAATCAATCTTTATTGGCGCTGAATCCACAATATATTTCCAGTTACCAAGTTGCTAAATATGACGGCATCATTGATTTTAGTGGCACATCTGGAAAAACTCTTTCTAACTTAACTGCCACACAATCTGGTAATCAGTCTTTCACTGATACGCAATTTTTGCAATCTTTCATTGGTAATGGCAACGTCAACTTTTTGTTCTCAGCTATAGCCGACTCACAAGTTATAGGATCGGGCAATATTATATCCTATATTGATACTTATGCCAAAGCAGGTATCAAAGTCACTTATAATTACGATGATGTAAAAACAATACCTGAACCCTCTGCCACACTTGGACTTGCTTTAATTGCTGGGCTTTATCTGTTGTCACAACGCAAAAAAAGCTGGCTGAAGGGTTCAAATTTATAG